A region of Liolophura sinensis isolate JHLJ2023 chromosome 8, CUHK_Ljap_v2, whole genome shotgun sequence DNA encodes the following proteins:
- the LOC135473719 gene encoding nuclear pore complex protein DDB_G0274915-like — translation MSTTGLHGDFHSEASMFTLSSTIDCSPSTTGLHGDIHSDVSMFILPGRIDCSPSTTNLHGDIHCDVSMFTLPGTTDCSLSTTGLHGDIHSDASMFTLPNTIHCSPSTTGLHGDIHSDVSMFILPGTTDCSPSTTNLHGDIYSDVSMFTLFNTIHCSPSTTNLHGDIHSDVLIFTLPGTTDCSPSTANLHGDIHSDVSMFTLPGTTDCSLSTTGLHGDIHSDASMFTLPSTIDCSPSTTGLHGDIHSDVSMFILPSTTDCSPSTTNLHGDIHSDASMFTLPNTIHCSPSTTNLHGDIHSDVLIFTLPGTTDCSPSTTGLHGDIHSDVSMFILPSTTDCSPSTTNLHGDIYSDASMFTLPNTIDCSPSTTGLHGDIHSNIFMFTLPIIIVCSPSTTGLHGDIYSDVSMFTLPSTTDSSLSTSGLHGDIHIDVCMLSPCQV, via the coding sequence ATGTCAACCACCGGCCTGCATGGCGACTTTCACAGTGAAGCTTCCATGTTTACCTTGTCTAGTACAATTGACTGTTCTCCATCAACCACAGGCCTGCATGGTGACATTCACAGTGACGTCTCCATGTTTATCCTGCCTGGTAGAATTGACTGTTCTCCATCAACCACCAACTTGCATGGCGACATTCACTGTGACGTCTCCATGTTTACCCTGCCTGGTACAACTGACTGTTCTCTATCAACCACAGGCCTGCATGGTGACATTCACAGTGACGCCTCCATGTTTACCCTGCCTAATACAATTCACTGTTCTCCATCAACCACAGGCCTGCATGGTGACATTCACAGTGACGTCTCCATGTTTATCCTGCCTGGTACAACTGACTGTTCTCCATCAACCACCAACTTGCATGGCGACATTTACAGTGACGTCTCCATGTTTACCCTGTTTAATACAATTCACTGTTCTCCATCAACCACCAACTTGCATGGCGACATTCACAGTGACGTTCTCATATTTACCCTGCCTGGTACAACTGACTGTTCTCCATCAACCGCCAACTTGCATGGCGACATTCACAGTGACGTCTCCATGTTTACCCTGCCTGGTACAACTGACTGTTCTCTATCAACCACAGGCCTGCATGGTGACATTCACAGTGACGCCTCCATGTTTACCCTGCCTAGTACAATTGACTGTTCTCCATCAACCACAGGCCTGCATGGTGACATTCACAGTGACGTCTCCATGTTTATCCTGCCTAGTACAACTGACTGTTCTCCATCAACCACCAACTTGCATGGCGACATTCACAGTGACGCCTCCATGTTTACCCTGCCTAATACAATTCACTGTTCTCCATCAACCACCAACTTGCATGGCGACATTCACAGTGACGTTCTCATATTTACCCTGCCTGGTACAACTGACTGTTCTCCATCAACCACCGGCCTGCATGGTGACATTCACAGTGATGTCTCCATGTTTATCCTGCCTAGTACAACTGACTGTTCTCCATCAACCACCAACTTGCATGGCGACATTTACAGTGACGCCTCCATGTTTACCCTGCCTAATACAATTGACTGTTCTCCATCAACCACCGGCCTGCATGGTGACATTCACAGTAACATCTTCATGTTTACACTGCCTATTATAATTGTCTGTTCTCCATCAACCACAGGCCTACATGGCGACATTTATAGTGACGTCTCCATGTTTACCCTGCCTAGTACAACTGACTCTTCACTATCGACCAGCGGCCTGCATGGCGACATTCACATTGACGTCTGCATGCTTTCACCCTGCCAAGTGTAA